The following nucleotide sequence is from Clostridia bacterium.
TCATACGGAGCTTCGTACTGGTGCTCCTTGTTGTAGTTGATCCACGCAAAGCTGACAGCAGAAACCGTGAGAACGGCGAGGAGCAAGGCCGAGAACCGAATTTGGAAGTCTTTCGTCATCTGCCTGCGCGGTGGACGCTGCTGTGGAATTCGCGTAGAAGTCGGCGACTCCCCACTGCTGTTGAGCAAGTCTGATGCCACCGCACCTTGAGTCATACAAGCCGCTAAGTCCTGCGTACTTCTGAAGATTTACAAGTATATATGCCGAATGCCGAATGCATATATTGTTTTTAATATACGTCTTCTAATTTATGTATCCGCGTACGAGCCCCACAAAAAAGCACAGCCGATCGGCTGTGCTGATTCATTCTTCTTTCCCTCAGGTCAGGCGCGGTCGGAATATTCCTTCGGCTGAAGCGTCTGCGCGACCATCACCTGGCGCTTGAAGCTCTCGACCATGTCTTCGTTCAGCCGGACTTCGGTAGGCCGCTTGGCAATGGACATTGTGTCGATTTTGTCCTGCAGTTTAAGCAACGCGTAGAACAGGTTTTCCGGACGCGGAGGGCATCCCACCACATAGACGTCGACGGGCACGATGCGGTCCACGCCTTGCAGCGTCGCATACGTGTTGAACGGTCCACCAACCGAGGCGCATGCGCCCATGGAGATAACCCACTTAGGATCGGGCATCTGGTCGTAAATGCGCTTGACCACCGGAGCCATTTTTAGGGTAACGGTTCCTGCAACGATCATCAGATCGCTGTGGCGTGGGCTCGGACGGAAAACTTCCGATCCGAAACGGGCGATATCAAACCGTGCCGTGGAGGCGGCGATCATCTCGATGGCGCAGCAGGCAAGGCCGAATGTCATAGGCCAAATAGAGGATTTGCGAGCCCAGCTGAATACGTAGTCTACCGTAGTGGTAATGAAGTTTTTTTCGAATCGGTTCTCTATCCAGCCCATCGATACCTCGCTCGGGAACGTAACCGTGTAGTTTCTCAAAGCCACAAACGTTGCGGCTGTGATGCCTGTCACAGGCGTATCCAATGGCGTATTTGGGAAGTTTAGGCCGCCCGCGAGAGGGTGTCAAACCGCGACAGAAGCTCACGTTTGCGTACTCACCTCCCGTAAGCTGCGGCATTCGAAGGTTCAGGGTTGCGGCATACTCTGTCCACAGTTGCGGCATCTAGAGTGGGATTACCATTCACTCCTGCACGCCTCGCGGGCGTTTCATTGCAGGACCAATCAAGGTACTATGGAACTCTCGCGTAGAGCGCGTGGCATTTGCATGACGGCCAGGAGGTTGTTTTGTCCACAGAAGCTGGTACGGCAAACCGAGACCGCTGGAGCACTGCGGCGCACCCGCTGGAGGAGGCGGTTCGTCCGGTTTACACGACGCTCTCCATTATTGTCCCGGTATACAACGAACGCCGCACGGTAATGAACCTGCTTCAGATCGTGATGCGACAGGACGTTGGACATCTCGCCAAAGAACTCGTCATCGTTGACGATCTTTCGACGGACGGCACGCGCGAATACCTTCAGGAGATGGATCTAGCATCGCTGTTCGGGCGCGACGGCAACACCGTCAAACTAGTCTTGCACGAGAAGAATATGGGGAAAGGCGCTGGGGTCCGCACTGCCCTGAGACACGCCAGCGGCGACCTTGTGCTCATCCAGGATGCCGACCTTGAATATGATCCTAAGGATTATCCCGAGCTGCTGAAGCCTATTCTGGACGGCCACGCCGACGCCGTTTTCGGCAACCGATTCCACGAAGGCGCACACAGGGTGCCACGCTTCTACCGCTACGTGCTGAACCGCTGCTTCTCCATCATGTGCAACATGCTGACCAACCTGGCGCTCAACGATGTCACCGCCTGCTACAAGGTCTTTACCCGCGAGGTGCTGGACAGGATCAACATCAAGAGCGACCGCTTCAGTCTGGAGACTGAGTTGACCGTAAAGTTGGCGAAGGTGGGCGCGCGCATCTACGAAGTCCCCATCGTCTACCACGGTCGCACCTATGCCGAGGGGAAGAAGATCAGCTGGAAAGACGGTGTGGCGGCAACGTACCACCTTTTCCGCTACCGGTTCCGCGACTAGGCACTTGGGCAACGGCAGTTCCGGCGCGGCTACGGCCGCGCCTTTTGTTTTGCACGAAAATTGTTCTCACCAAATCTAAGGTGAGTCGTCTAACGCGGCAGGAGACAGAACATGGCGACGAATCGTAAATCGACTTTGTGGGGTCTCGTAATCGGTACGATATTCGCGTTGCTGGCCGCAGGCGCGGCTCAGGCAGAAGAACGCGAGGAGTTTCACAAGACATATACGCTAACGGCAGATGGCCGCGTCAGTCTGAAGAACATCAACGGTTCCGTGACAGTGACGGCCTGGGACCGCAACGAAGTTCAGGTGGACGCCGTAAAGCGTGCGCGGGATCGTCAGCGCCTGGACGAAGCGAGAATTGAGGTCACGGCCGAAGCGAATTCGGTCGATGTCCGTACGCGTTATCCAGAGCACGAGGGGTCCTACAACAATCCGGCGAAGATCGACTACACGCTGAAGGTGCCCCGTCGCGCGCTCCTCGACAAGATCGAAACCATCAACGGCAACGTGACTGTTGAAGGCGTGCAGGGCGAAGTCCGCGCAAATTCCATCAACGGCAGCACCGTCGGTCGCGACCTCGGCAGCGCCGTAAAACTCTCTTCCATCAATGGCGAGGTGAAAGCCCTGGTCAGCAGAATCTCCAATGCTGACGCCATCCGCCTGGACTGCGTGAACGGTGCGGTAGAGTTGACGCTACCCTCGGATGCCAGTGCCGACGTAAAGGCCTCGACCGTGCACGGCGGCATCAACAATGATTTCAATATTCCAGTACAGAAAGGGCGGTTCGTCGGTTCGGCGTTGGAAGCGCGACTGGGTTCGGGAAGTGCAAGCGTCAAGTTGTCGAATGTGAACGGAGGAATTCGCATCCTCCACGCATCTGACGGCAAGCCCCTCAGTAAAGTGACGAACCTTCTGCCCGAAGACCGTCACTTCGACTGACTCTTGCTTTCAGCCCCATCACGCTCACGTGTGCTGGGGTACCTTTCGGGGCCACTTCGAAGCGACTTGGCCCTGGAACGCTCCGCAAGGGGCGACATAAAGAACCGCCGGTCCCCTGCCCGAGACCGGCGGTTTTTCTTCCGGACAGATTCTACAACACTCCTCAGAGCACTTCGTATGCCTTGGGCGGCGACTCGAAATCCGGCTTCCGCGCCGTCAATAGCAGCGCACCGATGCGCTTGAAATCACGAAGCTCTTCCGCATTTGCAAACCACTTCCCCGTGTACTCATCCGGAGTAGGGGTCGCATCAGGTATGCGAATCGCCTGGACGTCCTCGAAAGTGTGCCGCT
It contains:
- a CDS encoding glycosyltransferase family 2 protein; amino-acid sequence: MSTEAGTANRDRWSTAAHPLEEAVRPVYTTLSIIVPVYNERRTVMNLLQIVMRQDVGHLAKELVIVDDLSTDGTREYLQEMDLASLFGRDGNTVKLVLHEKNMGKGAGVRTALRHASGDLVLIQDADLEYDPKDYPELLKPILDGHADAVFGNRFHEGAHRVPRFYRYVLNRCFSIMCNMLTNLALNDVTACYKVFTREVLDRINIKSDRFSLETELTVKLAKVGARIYEVPIVYHGRTYAEGKKISWKDGVAATYHLFRYRFRD
- a CDS encoding DUF4097 family beta strand repeat-containing protein, with protein sequence MATNRKSTLWGLVIGTIFALLAAGAAQAEEREEFHKTYTLTADGRVSLKNINGSVTVTAWDRNEVQVDAVKRARDRQRLDEARIEVTAEANSVDVRTRYPEHEGSYNNPAKIDYTLKVPRRALLDKIETINGNVTVEGVQGEVRANSINGSTVGRDLGSAVKLSSINGEVKALVSRISNADAIRLDCVNGAVELTLPSDASADVKASTVHGGINNDFNIPVQKGRFVGSALEARLGSGSASVKLSNVNGGIRILHASDGKPLSKVTNLLPEDRHFD
- a CDS encoding NADH-quinone oxidoreductase subunit B family protein, whose amino-acid sequence is MGWIENRFEKNFITTTVDYVFSWARKSSIWPMTFGLACCAIEMIAASTARFDIARFGSEVFRPSPRHSDLMIVAGTVTLKMAPVVKRIYDQMPDPKWVISMGACASVGGPFNTYATLQGVDRIVPVDVYVVGCPPRPENLFYALLKLQDKIDTMSIAKRPTEVRLNEDMVESFKRQVMVAQTLQPKEYSDRA